The following coding sequences are from one Nicotiana tomentosiformis chromosome 3, ASM39032v3, whole genome shotgun sequence window:
- the LOC104104255 gene encoding uncharacterized protein, whose protein sequence is MLAARLFGRTFLAAAKSESSAAAAAASSATSRTLNPLEQFFEVDRTPEDDKPVVYGRGWKASELRLKSWDDLQKLWYVLMKEKNMLMTQRQMLNAQNLRFPNPERISKVRKSMCRIKHVLTERAIDEADPRRSTEMKRMINAL, encoded by the exons ATGCTCGCCGCTAGACTTTTCGGGAGAACATTCTTGGCGGCGGCAAAATCAGAGAGTTCAGCCGCTGCAGCTGCTGCTTCTTCTGCTACTTCTAGAACCCTTAATCCACTCGAGCAGTTCTTTGAAGTTGATAGAACCCCAGAGGACGATAAGCCTGTTGTCTATG GTCGAGGTTGGAAGGCTTCTGAACTGCGTCTGAAGTCTTGGGATGATCTTCAGAAGCTATGGTATGTTCTTATGAAGGAGAAAAACATGTTGATGACTCAACGCCAGATGCTTAATGCTCAGAACCTGCGATTTCCTAATCCAGAGCGTATTTCCAAG GTAAGGAAGTCGATGTGCCGAATCAAGCATGTGCTTACTGAGAGAGCAATTGATGAAGCAGATCCAAGGAGGTCCACTGAGATGAAGAGGATGATAAATGCTCTATAA
- the LOC104096439 gene encoding uncharacterized protein isoform X2 yields MHATVQPGGRSPKPMNGSMSTSQLKPGSDNVQSSVASFPSHVKGKKRERGDQGSESIKRERSIKTDDIDSGQIKAESVLKSEISKITDKGGLVNSEGVEKLVQLMQPDRMDRKMDLISRSMLASVVAATDNFDCLTRFVQLRGLPVLDEWLQDVHKGRIGEYSNTKDSDKSVEEFLFILLRALDKLPVNLQALQMCNIGKSVNHLRQHKNTEIQRKARSLVDTWKKRVEAEMNIIDAKSGSNQAVTWPSKSRLPEASHNVGKNPGGSNDATKGALAQLSASKMASIKPSQGETTTKSASLSPGSTKPASSPASGKEGQPRVSVGGSCDVPLAREDKSSSSSQSHNHSQSFSGKEDGRSSTAVSMNSIKISTGGSRHRKSINGYPGSSVSGSQKESAAGRSSHRNPTSEKLPQSALSGEKAVDVPVLEGSGHNHKLIVKISNRGRSPAQSASAGSYEDPTNMSSRASSPVLSEKNDQFDRTLKENAKAESWQSNDFKDVLTGSEDGDGSPATGPEEERSKIVDEGRKSAEARAACTSGIELKSGKLHEASFSSMNALIESCVKYSEANVPMLLADAIGMNLLASVAAEEMSKSDMVSPSVSPQRNTPAAEDACTGDDVKSKSPLADISTGDRRNDDDGDREKLVVSASTSWSENKLHPSKGAATEFSGDRKASFLPPEETMTGGYNKQFNSPCIDSQPAGVKLEITEKSGEMEKAASSPHSLSEKVIDCDISKQSQEEKVVSREVKVVGALDAKIGRNCTSVLEDKVSNAVVSFEDQKPTVEVCTSKFEIESKNGVNRVLNNASIEMKPSFVAKSEKMEASDKEERLPTSSSGNPNTDKGGQSDEANISLVHLSEKTKSDQGAVDASAEDKACVDTDFTTRNQKSETTVERKDVTVQNSGLLLNQKERPGFSNAEVLKHGESRESNFSAVEEDKTKDCGSATLETSSVCAAVPDSASKVKFDLNEGLISDEGKYGETINFTGPGSLSNVHIMNPLPFAVSSVSCSLPASITVAAAAKGPFVPPEELLRVKGEFGWKGSAATSAFRPAEPRKSLDMPLSSTNISHPEASTSKHSRPQLDIDLNVPDERTFDEINSRDSALELISPLDHMTNRAALKNEVIDSPAVRCSGGLDLDLNRVDEPGDVGQCSVSSSSRLDGVVLPSKTSSSIGLPTGEVRRDFDLNNGPGVDDSSAEQFLFHDNHQGSMRSQLPASSLRLNNPEMGNLSSWFTPGNTYSTVTLPSILPDRVEQPPFPMVTPGAQRILGPPAAGSPFTADVYRSSVLSSSPAVPYPSSPFQYPIFPFGTSFPLPSATFSVGSASFVDSSSGGRLYTPPVNSQLLGPVGAVSSQYPRPYMVGLPDSSSNGTMDHNRKWGRQGLDLNAGPGVVDMEGREESVSLSARQLSVAGSQALADEHGRMYAVPGGVLKRKEPEGGWDSENFRFKQSWH; encoded by the coding sequence ATGCATGCAACAGTGCAACCGGGTGGTCGCTCTCCGAAACCAATGAATGGTTCTATGTCAACATCACAATTGAAGCCGGGTTCAGATAATGTACAAAGCAGTGTAGCTTCTTTTCCTTCACACGTCAAGGGAAAGAAGAGGGAGCGGGGAGATCAGGGCTCCGAGTCAATTAAACGTGAACGTTCAATCAAGACAGATGATATAGATTCTGGTCAAATCAAAGCTGAAAGTGTACTAAAATCTGAAATTTCTAAAATTACAGACAAAGGAGGGCTTGTAAACTCTGAAGGGGTTGAGAAGCTAGTTCAGCTCATGCAGCCGGATAGAATGGATAGGAAAATGGATTTGATCAGTCGTTCGATGCTTGCAAGTGTTGTAGCGGCAACTGACAATTTTGACTGTCTTACTAGGTTTGTACAGTTAAGAGGTCTGCCTGTGTTAGACGAGTGGCTTCAAGATGTTCATAAGGGGCGGATTGGTGAATATAGCAACACAAAAGATAGTGACAAATCGGTTGAAGAATTTCTCTTCATTTTGCTTCGTGCTCTTGATAAGCTTCCTGTGAACCTTCAAGCGCTGCAGATGTGCAATATTGGCAAGTCTGTTAATCACTTGCGGCAGCATAAAAACACGGAAATACAGAGGAAGGCGCGAAGTTTAGTTGACACGTGGAAGAAACGGGTTGAAGCTGAGATGAACATCATTGATGCCAAGTCTGGTTCAAATCAGGCTGTCACGTGGCCTTCTAAATCAAGATTGCCCGAGGCTTCTCATAATGTTGGCAAAAATCCTGGTGGTTCAAATGATGCGACAAAGGGTGCACTTGCACAGCTTTCTGCATCTAAAATGGCCTCGATAAAGCCTTCACAAGGGGAAACTACTACAAAGTCTGCGTCCTTGTCCCCGGGCTCAACAAAACCAGCATCATCACCTGCATCTGGAAAGGAGGGTCAGCCCAGAGTTTCAGTTGGTGGATCCTGTGATGTTCCTTTAGCAAGGGAAGACAAGAGCAGCAGTTCTAGCCAGTCTCACAACCACAGTCAGTCGTTCTCGGGGAAGGAGGACGGGAGAAGTTCGACCGCAGTGTCAATGAACAGCATCAAGATCTCCACGGGCGGTTCTCGTCACCGTAAGTCAATTAATGGATATCCTGGATCATCAGTATCTGGAAGCCAAAAGGAGAGTGCTGCAGGCAGAAGTTCACATAGGAATCCTACCTCAGAAAAGCTACCGCAGTCTGCATTGAGTGGTGAGAAAGCTGTTGATGTGCCAGTTCTCGAGGGGAGTGGTCACAACCACAAATTGATAGTTAAGATATCTAACAGGGGACGCAGTCCTGCACAGAGTGCCAGTGCAGGATCCTATGAGGACCCTACGAACATGAGCAGCCGAGCTTCTTCTCCTGTGCTTTCTGAAAAGAATGATCAATTTGACCGAACATTAAAAGAAAATGCGAAAGCTGAATCGTGGCAGAGCAATGATTTCAAAGATGTACTAACCGGTTCTGAAGACGGTGATGGATCACCAGCTACTGGTCCGGAGGAAGAGCGAAGCAAGATTGTTGATGAGGGCAGGAAATCAGCAGAAGCTAGAGCTGCTTGTACATCAGGGATCGAACTGAAGTCTGGAAAACTGCACGAAGCTTCTTTTAGCTCCATGAATGCTTTGATTGAGAGTTGTGTAAAATATTCTGAAGCAAACGTGCCTATGTTATTGGCTGATGCTATTGGAATGAATCTTCTTGCCAGTGTGGCTGCTGAAGAAATGTCCAAGTCTGACATGGTTTCACCTTCTGTTTCTCCGCAAAGAAATACCCCTGCTGCTGAAGATGCTTGCACAGGTGATGATGTCAAGTCAAAGTCACCTCTGGCTGATATCTCCACTGGTGACCGTAGAAATGATGATGATGGTGATAGAGAGAAACTGGTTGTTAGTGCTAGTACTTCATGGTCGGAGAATAAACTGCATCCATCCAAGGGTGCTGCTACAGAGTTCTCTGGAGATAGAAAGGCCTCTTTTTTACCTCCTGAAGAGACAATGACAGGAGGATACAACAAACAGTTCAACTCTCCCTGCATTGATTCACAGCCGGCTGGAGTGAAGTTGGAGATCACTGAGAAGTCAGGTGAGATGGAAAAGGCTGCTTCTTCACCTCATAGTCTATCTGAGAAGGTAATTGATTGTGATATAAGCAAACAATCCCAGGAGGAGAAGGTGGTGTCCCGTGAGGTCAAGGTTGTTGGTGCTCTAGATGCTAAAATAGGTAGAAATTGTACTTCAGTATTAGAAGACAAGGTCAGTAATGCAGTAGTAAGCTTCGAAGACCAGAAACCAACAGTTGAAGTCTGCACTTCTaaatttgaaattgagagcaAGAATGGTGTGAATAGGGTGTTGAACAATGCTAGTATCGAGATGAAACCATCTTTTGTGGCAAAATCTGAAAAGATGGAGGCAAGTGACAAGGAAGAGCGTCTACCAACTAGTTCAAGTGGAAATCCCAATACAGACAAAGGTGGACAGTCTGATGAAGCAAATATAAGTCTTGTTCATCTGTCTGAAAAGACAAAATCTGATCAAGGAGCTGTTGATGCTTCAGCTGAGGATAAAGCCTGTGTGGATACTGATTTTACTACAAGAAATCAGAAAAGTGAAACTACCGTTGAAAGGAAGGATGTCACTGTGCAGAACTCTGGCTTGTTACTCAATCAGAAAGAGAGACCTGGTTTTTCAAATGCAGAAGTGCTGAAACATGGGGAATCTAGAGAATCAAATTTCTCTGCTGTTGAAGAAGATAAAACAAAGGACTGTGGATCCGCCACTCTGGAGACTTCTTCGGTCTGTGCTGCTGTTCCAGATTCAGCTTCAAAGGTGAAGTTTGACTTAAATGAAGGTCTTATTTCTGATGAAGGAAAATACGGGGAGACAATCAACTTTACAGGACCTGGATCTCTATCCAATGTCCATATTATGAACCCGTTACCTTTTGCGGTATCCTCAGTTTCCTGTAGTCTTCCTGCCTCCATTACAGTGGCTGCCGCCGCCAAAGGTCCGTTTGTTCCACCGGAGGAGCTATTGAGGGTTAAAGGGGAATTTGGATGGAAAGGATCTGCTGCCACAAGTGCATTTCGCCCAGCTGAGCCCAGGAAATCTCTTGATATGCCATTAAGTTCCACAAATATCTCTCATCCTGAAGCTTCTACCAGCAAGCACAGTCGTCCACAATTAGATATTGATCTGAATGTACCAGATGAAAGaacttttgatgaaataaattctCGAGATTCTGCTCTAGAGTTGATCTCTCCATTGGACCATATGACTAATCGTGCTGCACTGAAGAATGAAGTAATTGATTCTCCTGCTGTTCGCTGTTCTGGAGGACTCGATCTTGATTTAAATAGAGTTGATGAACCTGGTGATGTAGGGCAGTGCTCTGTGAGTAGCAGTAGTAGATTGGATGGTGTAGTTTTACCTTCCAAAACATCATCATCCATTGGCTTGCCAACTGGGGAGGTGAGGAGGGACTTTGATTTAAATAATGGGCCTGGTGTTGATGATTCCAGCGCAGAACAGTTTTTATTCCACGATAATCATCAGGGAAGCATGCGTTCCCAACTGCCTGCTTCTAGCCTCAGACTGAACAATCCAGAAATGGGGAATCTTTCTTCTTGGTTTACTCCTGGGAATACTTATTCAACTGTGACACTTCCATCAATTTTGCCTGATCGTGTGGAGCAGCCGCCATTCCCAATGGTCACACCTGGTGCACAACGAATATTGGGTCCTCCTGCTGCTGGTTCTCCTTTCACCGCGGATGTTTACCGGAGTTCAGTATTGTCATCATCGCCTGCCGTGCCTTACCCATCCTCCCCTTTTCAGTATCCTATATTTCCTTTCGGAACGAGCTTCCCACTTCCTTCTGCAACATTTTCAGTTGGATCAGCTTCTTTCGTAGATTCTTCCTCTGGTGGGCGGCTTTATACGCCCCCTGTAAATTCACAGTTGCTGGGTCCCGTTGGCGCTGTGTCATCTCAATATCCAAGgccttatatggttggacttccTGACAGTAGCAGCAACGGTACCATGGATCACAATAGAAAATGGGGAAGGCAGGGTCTGGATCTTAATGCAGGCCCTGGAGTGGTGGACATGGAAGGGAGAGAAGAGTCGGTTTCTTTGTCGGCAAGGCAACTCTCTGTTGCCGGTTCACAAGCATTAGCAGACGAGCATGGTAGAATGTATGCTGTACCTGGGGGTGTTCTGAAGAGGAAGGAGCCTGAGGGTGGGTGGGACAGTGAGAACTTCAGATTCAAGCAGTCATGGCACTAA
- the LOC104096439 gene encoding uncharacterized protein isoform X1, which translates to MLHGKGQRESEVCRRSTTGGQHMPATTTTTVAAAHSSVVSSITSDSFCKDGRKVIVGDCALFKPPHDSPPFIGIIRRLTLSKDNNLQLGVNWLYRPAELKLSKGILPEAAPNEIFYSFHRDEIPAASLLHPCKVAFLSKGAELPTGISSFICRRVYDISNKCLWWLTDQDYIKELQEEVDQLLNKTRVEMHATVQPGGRSPKPMNGSMSTSQLKPGSDNVQSSVASFPSHVKGKKRERGDQGSESIKRERSIKTDDIDSGQIKAESVLKSEISKITDKGGLVNSEGVEKLVQLMQPDRMDRKMDLISRSMLASVVAATDNFDCLTRFVQLRGLPVLDEWLQDVHKGRIGEYSNTKDSDKSVEEFLFILLRALDKLPVNLQALQMCNIGKSVNHLRQHKNTEIQRKARSLVDTWKKRVEAEMNIIDAKSGSNQAVTWPSKSRLPEASHNVGKNPGGSNDATKGALAQLSASKMASIKPSQGETTTKSASLSPGSTKPASSPASGKEGQPRVSVGGSCDVPLAREDKSSSSSQSHNHSQSFSGKEDGRSSTAVSMNSIKISTGGSRHRKSINGYPGSSVSGSQKESAAGRSSHRNPTSEKLPQSALSGEKAVDVPVLEGSGHNHKLIVKISNRGRSPAQSASAGSYEDPTNMSSRASSPVLSEKNDQFDRTLKENAKAESWQSNDFKDVLTGSEDGDGSPATGPEEERSKIVDEGRKSAEARAACTSGIELKSGKLHEASFSSMNALIESCVKYSEANVPMLLADAIGMNLLASVAAEEMSKSDMVSPSVSPQRNTPAAEDACTGDDVKSKSPLADISTGDRRNDDDGDREKLVVSASTSWSENKLHPSKGAATEFSGDRKASFLPPEETMTGGYNKQFNSPCIDSQPAGVKLEITEKSGEMEKAASSPHSLSEKVIDCDISKQSQEEKVVSREVKVVGALDAKIGRNCTSVLEDKVSNAVVSFEDQKPTVEVCTSKFEIESKNGVNRVLNNASIEMKPSFVAKSEKMEASDKEERLPTSSSGNPNTDKGGQSDEANISLVHLSEKTKSDQGAVDASAEDKACVDTDFTTRNQKSETTVERKDVTVQNSGLLLNQKERPGFSNAEVLKHGESRESNFSAVEEDKTKDCGSATLETSSVCAAVPDSASKVKFDLNEGLISDEGKYGETINFTGPGSLSNVHIMNPLPFAVSSVSCSLPASITVAAAAKGPFVPPEELLRVKGEFGWKGSAATSAFRPAEPRKSLDMPLSSTNISHPEASTSKHSRPQLDIDLNVPDERTFDEINSRDSALELISPLDHMTNRAALKNEVIDSPAVRCSGGLDLDLNRVDEPGDVGQCSVSSSSRLDGVVLPSKTSSSIGLPTGEVRRDFDLNNGPGVDDSSAEQFLFHDNHQGSMRSQLPASSLRLNNPEMGNLSSWFTPGNTYSTVTLPSILPDRVEQPPFPMVTPGAQRILGPPAAGSPFTADVYRSSVLSSSPAVPYPSSPFQYPIFPFGTSFPLPSATFSVGSASFVDSSSGGRLYTPPVNSQLLGPVGAVSSQYPRPYMVGLPDSSSNGTMDHNRKWGRQGLDLNAGPGVVDMEGREESVSLSARQLSVAGSQALADEHGRMYAVPGGVLKRKEPEGGWDSENFRFKQSWH; encoded by the exons ATGCTGCATGGGAAGGGACAAAGGGAAAGTGAGGTTTGTCGACGCTCGACGACTGGTGGTCAGCACATGCCGGCGACGACCACGACCACTGTAGCCGCCGCTCATTCTTCTGTTGTTTCTTCTATTACCTCTGATTCGTTCTGCAAG GATGGTCGCAAAGTTATTGTGGGCGATTGTGCTTTGTTCAAACCACCACACGATTCCCCACCTTTCATTGGAATAATCCGAAGGCTTACATTGAGTAAAGATAATAACCTGCAGTTAGGTGTTAATTGGCTTTATCGACCTGCTGAGCTGAAGCTTAGCAAGGGCATCCTTCCGGAGGCCGCACCCAACGAAATCTTTTATTCCTTTCATAGGGATGAGATTCCTGCTGCATCACTACTGCATCCGTGTAAAGTTGCATTCCTTTCTAAAGGTGCTGAACTTCCAACAGGGATATCCTCATTTATCTGCCGGCGTGTTTATGACATTTCAAACAAGTGTTTATGGTGGTTAACTGACCAAGATTACATCAAA GAGCTACAAGAAGAAGTAGACCAACTATTAAACAAGACACGAGTAGAGATGCATGCAACAGTGCAACCGGGTGGTCGCTCTCCGAAACCAATGAATGGTTCTATGTCAACATCACAATTGAAGCCGGGTTCAGATAATGTACAAAGCAGTGTAGCTTCTTTTCCTTCACACGTCAAGGGAAAGAAGAGGGAGCGGGGAGATCAGGGCTCCGAGTCAATTAAACGTGAACGTTCAATCAAGACAGATGATATAGATTCTGGTCAAATCAAAGCTGAAAGTGTACTAAAATCTGAAATTTCTAAAATTACAGACAAAGGAGGGCTTGTAAACTCTGAAGGGGTTGAGAAGCTAGTTCAGCTCATGCAGCCGGATAGAATGGATAGGAAAATGGATTTGATCAGTCGTTCGATGCTTGCAAGTGTTGTAGCGGCAACTGACAATTTTGACTGTCTTACTAGGTTTGTACAGTTAAGAGGTCTGCCTGTGTTAGACGAGTGGCTTCAAGATGTTCATAAGGGGCGGATTGGTGAATATAGCAACACAAAAGATAGTGACAAATCGGTTGAAGAATTTCTCTTCATTTTGCTTCGTGCTCTTGATAAGCTTCCTGTGAACCTTCAAGCGCTGCAGATGTGCAATATTGGCAAGTCTGTTAATCACTTGCGGCAGCATAAAAACACGGAAATACAGAGGAAGGCGCGAAGTTTAGTTGACACGTGGAAGAAACGGGTTGAAGCTGAGATGAACATCATTGATGCCAAGTCTGGTTCAAATCAGGCTGTCACGTGGCCTTCTAAATCAAGATTGCCCGAGGCTTCTCATAATGTTGGCAAAAATCCTGGTGGTTCAAATGATGCGACAAAGGGTGCACTTGCACAGCTTTCTGCATCTAAAATGGCCTCGATAAAGCCTTCACAAGGGGAAACTACTACAAAGTCTGCGTCCTTGTCCCCGGGCTCAACAAAACCAGCATCATCACCTGCATCTGGAAAGGAGGGTCAGCCCAGAGTTTCAGTTGGTGGATCCTGTGATGTTCCTTTAGCAAGGGAAGACAAGAGCAGCAGTTCTAGCCAGTCTCACAACCACAGTCAGTCGTTCTCGGGGAAGGAGGACGGGAGAAGTTCGACCGCAGTGTCAATGAACAGCATCAAGATCTCCACGGGCGGTTCTCGTCACCGTAAGTCAATTAATGGATATCCTGGATCATCAGTATCTGGAAGCCAAAAGGAGAGTGCTGCAGGCAGAAGTTCACATAGGAATCCTACCTCAGAAAAGCTACCGCAGTCTGCATTGAGTGGTGAGAAAGCTGTTGATGTGCCAGTTCTCGAGGGGAGTGGTCACAACCACAAATTGATAGTTAAGATATCTAACAGGGGACGCAGTCCTGCACAGAGTGCCAGTGCAGGATCCTATGAGGACCCTACGAACATGAGCAGCCGAGCTTCTTCTCCTGTGCTTTCTGAAAAGAATGATCAATTTGACCGAACATTAAAAGAAAATGCGAAAGCTGAATCGTGGCAGAGCAATGATTTCAAAGATGTACTAACCGGTTCTGAAGACGGTGATGGATCACCAGCTACTGGTCCGGAGGAAGAGCGAAGCAAGATTGTTGATGAGGGCAGGAAATCAGCAGAAGCTAGAGCTGCTTGTACATCAGGGATCGAACTGAAGTCTGGAAAACTGCACGAAGCTTCTTTTAGCTCCATGAATGCTTTGATTGAGAGTTGTGTAAAATATTCTGAAGCAAACGTGCCTATGTTATTGGCTGATGCTATTGGAATGAATCTTCTTGCCAGTGTGGCTGCTGAAGAAATGTCCAAGTCTGACATGGTTTCACCTTCTGTTTCTCCGCAAAGAAATACCCCTGCTGCTGAAGATGCTTGCACAGGTGATGATGTCAAGTCAAAGTCACCTCTGGCTGATATCTCCACTGGTGACCGTAGAAATGATGATGATGGTGATAGAGAGAAACTGGTTGTTAGTGCTAGTACTTCATGGTCGGAGAATAAACTGCATCCATCCAAGGGTGCTGCTACAGAGTTCTCTGGAGATAGAAAGGCCTCTTTTTTACCTCCTGAAGAGACAATGACAGGAGGATACAACAAACAGTTCAACTCTCCCTGCATTGATTCACAGCCGGCTGGAGTGAAGTTGGAGATCACTGAGAAGTCAGGTGAGATGGAAAAGGCTGCTTCTTCACCTCATAGTCTATCTGAGAAGGTAATTGATTGTGATATAAGCAAACAATCCCAGGAGGAGAAGGTGGTGTCCCGTGAGGTCAAGGTTGTTGGTGCTCTAGATGCTAAAATAGGTAGAAATTGTACTTCAGTATTAGAAGACAAGGTCAGTAATGCAGTAGTAAGCTTCGAAGACCAGAAACCAACAGTTGAAGTCTGCACTTCTaaatttgaaattgagagcaAGAATGGTGTGAATAGGGTGTTGAACAATGCTAGTATCGAGATGAAACCATCTTTTGTGGCAAAATCTGAAAAGATGGAGGCAAGTGACAAGGAAGAGCGTCTACCAACTAGTTCAAGTGGAAATCCCAATACAGACAAAGGTGGACAGTCTGATGAAGCAAATATAAGTCTTGTTCATCTGTCTGAAAAGACAAAATCTGATCAAGGAGCTGTTGATGCTTCAGCTGAGGATAAAGCCTGTGTGGATACTGATTTTACTACAAGAAATCAGAAAAGTGAAACTACCGTTGAAAGGAAGGATGTCACTGTGCAGAACTCTGGCTTGTTACTCAATCAGAAAGAGAGACCTGGTTTTTCAAATGCAGAAGTGCTGAAACATGGGGAATCTAGAGAATCAAATTTCTCTGCTGTTGAAGAAGATAAAACAAAGGACTGTGGATCCGCCACTCTGGAGACTTCTTCGGTCTGTGCTGCTGTTCCAGATTCAGCTTCAAAGGTGAAGTTTGACTTAAATGAAGGTCTTATTTCTGATGAAGGAAAATACGGGGAGACAATCAACTTTACAGGACCTGGATCTCTATCCAATGTCCATATTATGAACCCGTTACCTTTTGCGGTATCCTCAGTTTCCTGTAGTCTTCCTGCCTCCATTACAGTGGCTGCCGCCGCCAAAGGTCCGTTTGTTCCACCGGAGGAGCTATTGAGGGTTAAAGGGGAATTTGGATGGAAAGGATCTGCTGCCACAAGTGCATTTCGCCCAGCTGAGCCCAGGAAATCTCTTGATATGCCATTAAGTTCCACAAATATCTCTCATCCTGAAGCTTCTACCAGCAAGCACAGTCGTCCACAATTAGATATTGATCTGAATGTACCAGATGAAAGaacttttgatgaaataaattctCGAGATTCTGCTCTAGAGTTGATCTCTCCATTGGACCATATGACTAATCGTGCTGCACTGAAGAATGAAGTAATTGATTCTCCTGCTGTTCGCTGTTCTGGAGGACTCGATCTTGATTTAAATAGAGTTGATGAACCTGGTGATGTAGGGCAGTGCTCTGTGAGTAGCAGTAGTAGATTGGATGGTGTAGTTTTACCTTCCAAAACATCATCATCCATTGGCTTGCCAACTGGGGAGGTGAGGAGGGACTTTGATTTAAATAATGGGCCTGGTGTTGATGATTCCAGCGCAGAACAGTTTTTATTCCACGATAATCATCAGGGAAGCATGCGTTCCCAACTGCCTGCTTCTAGCCTCAGACTGAACAATCCAGAAATGGGGAATCTTTCTTCTTGGTTTACTCCTGGGAATACTTATTCAACTGTGACACTTCCATCAATTTTGCCTGATCGTGTGGAGCAGCCGCCATTCCCAATGGTCACACCTGGTGCACAACGAATATTGGGTCCTCCTGCTGCTGGTTCTCCTTTCACCGCGGATGTTTACCGGAGTTCAGTATTGTCATCATCGCCTGCCGTGCCTTACCCATCCTCCCCTTTTCAGTATCCTATATTTCCTTTCGGAACGAGCTTCCCACTTCCTTCTGCAACATTTTCAGTTGGATCAGCTTCTTTCGTAGATTCTTCCTCTGGTGGGCGGCTTTATACGCCCCCTGTAAATTCACAGTTGCTGGGTCCCGTTGGCGCTGTGTCATCTCAATATCCAAGgccttatatggttggacttccTGACAGTAGCAGCAACGGTACCATGGATCACAATAGAAAATGGGGAAGGCAGGGTCTGGATCTTAATGCAGGCCCTGGAGTGGTGGACATGGAAGGGAGAGAAGAGTCGGTTTCTTTGTCGGCAAGGCAACTCTCTGTTGCCGGTTCACAAGCATTAGCAGACGAGCATGGTAGAATGTATGCTGTACCTGGGGGTGTTCTGAAGAGGAAGGAGCCTGAGGGTGGGTGGGACAGTGAGAACTTCAGATTCAAGCAGTCATGGCACTAA